The Streptomyces avermitilis MA-4680 = NBRC 14893 genome contains a region encoding:
- the purD gene encoding phosphoribosylamine--glycine ligase, which produces MKVLVIGSGAREHALCRSLSLDPDVTALHCAPGNAGIAEVAELHPVDALDGAAVAALATELGADLVIVGPEAPLVAGVADAVRAAGIPVFGPSKEAAQLEGSKAFAKDVMAGAGVPTARSYVCTTPEEAEEALDAFGAPYVVKDDGLAAGKGVVVTSDLDAAKAHARACERVVIEEFLDGPEVSLFAITDGVTVVPLQPAQDFKRALDGDEGPNTGGMGAYSPLPWADPKLVEEVLQTVLQPTVDEMRRRGTPFSGLLYAGLAITSRGVRVIEFNARFGDPETQVVLARLRTPLAGVLLAAADGTLADLPSLRWSDDSAVTVVIASHNYPGTPRTGDPITGLDEVAAEDAPHAYVLHAGTKHDGDAVVSAGGRVLSVTATGSDLVQARERAYTAVDRIGLDGSQHRTDIAAKAAVGA; this is translated from the coding sequence GTGAAGGTCCTTGTCATCGGTAGTGGCGCCCGCGAACACGCCCTGTGCCGTTCCCTGTCCCTCGACCCCGACGTCACCGCGCTGCACTGCGCCCCCGGCAACGCAGGTATCGCCGAGGTGGCCGAGCTGCACCCGGTCGACGCCCTGGACGGCGCGGCCGTGGCCGCGCTGGCCACCGAGCTCGGTGCCGATCTGGTCATCGTGGGCCCGGAGGCACCCCTCGTCGCCGGGGTCGCCGACGCCGTCCGCGCGGCCGGCATCCCGGTCTTCGGCCCCTCCAAGGAGGCAGCGCAGCTCGAGGGCTCCAAGGCCTTCGCCAAGGATGTGATGGCAGGAGCGGGCGTACCCACCGCGCGTTCGTACGTCTGCACGACGCCGGAAGAGGCCGAGGAGGCGCTCGACGCCTTCGGCGCCCCGTACGTCGTGAAGGACGACGGACTGGCCGCGGGCAAGGGCGTCGTCGTCACCAGCGACCTCGACGCCGCCAAGGCGCACGCGAGGGCCTGTGAGCGGGTGGTCATCGAGGAGTTCCTCGACGGCCCCGAGGTCTCGCTCTTCGCGATCACCGACGGCGTGACCGTCGTCCCGCTCCAGCCCGCCCAGGACTTCAAGCGGGCTCTGGACGGCGACGAGGGCCCGAACACCGGCGGCATGGGCGCGTACTCGCCCCTCCCGTGGGCCGACCCGAAACTCGTCGAGGAGGTTCTGCAGACGGTCCTGCAGCCGACCGTCGACGAGATGCGCCGCCGCGGCACCCCGTTTTCCGGTCTTCTTTACGCGGGTCTCGCGATCACTTCGCGCGGCGTACGCGTGATCGAGTTCAACGCCCGCTTCGGCGACCCCGAGACCCAGGTGGTCCTCGCCCGGCTGCGGACCCCGCTCGCGGGCGTGCTCCTGGCCGCGGCCGACGGCACCCTCGCGGACCTGCCGTCCCTGCGCTGGAGCGACGACTCGGCGGTCACCGTGGTCATCGCCTCCCACAACTACCCCGGCACCCCGCGCACCGGCGACCCGATCACCGGGCTCGACGAGGTCGCGGCCGAGGACGCCCCGCACGCGTACGTCCTGCACGCCGGGACGAAGCACGACGGCGACGCGGTCGTGAGCGCGGGCGGCCGGGTCCTCTCGGTCACCGCGACCGGCTCCGACCTCGTACAGGCGCGCGAGCGTGCCTACACGGCGGTGGACCGCATCGGCCTCGACGGCTCCCAGCACCGTACGGACATCGCCGCGAAGGCCGCCGTCGGAGCCTGA
- a CDS encoding DNA polymerase III subunit gamma and tau, with the protein MSSLALYRRYRPESFAEVIGQEHVTDPLQQALRNNRVNHAYLFSGPRGCGKTTSARILARCLNCEQGPTPTPCGACQSCQDLARNGPGSIDVIEIDAASHGGVDDARDLREKAFFGPAGSRYKIYIIDEAHMVTSAGFNALLKVVEEPPEHLKFIFATTEPEKVIGTIRSRTHHYPFRLVPPGTLREYLGDVCGRENIPVADGVLPLVVRAGGGSVRDSMSVMDQLLAGAGADGVTYAMATSLLGFTDGSLLDSVVEAFASGDGAAAFEVVDRIIEGGNDPRRFVADLLERLRDLVILAAVPDAGEKGLIDAPADVVERMQAQAGVFGAAELSRAADLVNEGLTEMRGATSPRLQLELICARVLLPAAYGDDRSLMARLDRLERGVNFSGGGAGPAMGYVPGPGAHGGASVPQMSQPAQTPQVPQMPQMSQGSYAQQAPQVPPGGGVDAARAAVRGGPGGAGGPAAGQGVPGAEAAYGDVDAGVAGSGAASAPVQEAPAEAAPPASQPTAEQPQPQPPAQPQPHTQPQAPAAAPAPAPGAWPTASAAGSGRRPGGWPTATPAGGGQPQTPAAAASAAPPASGPAPASAPAPSAPAPAPAAAYAPAAGGPDPRMLWPNILEAVKNRRRFTWILLSQNAQVTGFDGTTLQIGFVNAGARDNFASSGSEDVLRQALAEQFNVQWKIEAVVDPSGGSAQAAGGGSGPRVRRRRCRVQRGRRLRLRRRVRRSSGRPAPRAAAVRPTGAGPRRVGGSGPVRQTDCARPGIHTTARSATAHRPRGRHGGGRRPRPRRVRPLGPRTDRPGARGDGDGGVLPRVRAPAAARRGGVWLAASRMSHSPRPFLARPFD; encoded by the coding sequence GTGTCGTCTCTCGCGCTGTACCGCCGCTATCGCCCGGAGTCGTTCGCCGAGGTCATCGGGCAGGAGCATGTCACCGACCCGCTGCAGCAGGCGCTGCGGAACAACCGGGTCAATCACGCGTACCTGTTCAGCGGTCCGCGCGGATGCGGGAAGACCACCAGCGCACGCATCCTGGCCAGGTGCCTGAACTGCGAGCAGGGGCCCACGCCCACCCCCTGCGGCGCATGCCAGTCCTGCCAGGACCTCGCGAGGAACGGGCCGGGATCGATCGACGTCATCGAGATCGACGCCGCTTCGCACGGTGGTGTGGACGACGCGCGTGACCTGCGGGAAAAGGCCTTCTTCGGACCGGCGGGCAGCCGGTACAAGATCTACATCATCGACGAGGCCCACATGGTCACGTCGGCCGGTTTCAACGCGCTCCTCAAGGTCGTCGAGGAGCCGCCGGAGCATCTGAAGTTCATCTTCGCGACCACCGAGCCCGAGAAGGTCATCGGAACCATCCGTTCGCGGACCCATCACTATCCCTTCCGGCTCGTGCCGCCCGGGACCCTTCGGGAGTACCTCGGCGACGTGTGCGGGCGGGAGAACATCCCCGTCGCGGACGGGGTGCTGCCGCTCGTGGTGCGCGCCGGCGGCGGTTCCGTACGTGACTCCATGTCCGTCATGGACCAGCTGCTCGCGGGAGCGGGCGCCGACGGTGTGACGTACGCCATGGCCACCTCGCTCCTCGGGTTCACGGACGGGTCGCTGCTCGACTCGGTGGTCGAGGCGTTCGCGTCGGGCGACGGAGCCGCGGCCTTCGAGGTCGTGGACCGGATCATCGAGGGGGGCAACGATCCGCGGCGGTTCGTCGCCGACCTGCTGGAGCGGCTGCGGGACCTGGTGATCCTGGCCGCCGTGCCCGACGCGGGCGAGAAGGGGCTCATCGACGCTCCCGCCGATGTCGTGGAGCGGATGCAGGCCCAGGCCGGGGTCTTCGGCGCCGCCGAACTCAGCCGGGCCGCCGACCTCGTCAATGAGGGGCTGACGGAGATGCGGGGCGCCACTTCGCCCCGGCTCCAGCTCGAACTCATCTGCGCGCGCGTGCTGCTGCCGGCGGCGTACGGCGACGACCGTTCGCTCATGGCCCGGCTGGACCGGCTGGAGCGCGGCGTCAACTTCTCCGGCGGGGGTGCGGGGCCGGCCATGGGGTACGTGCCCGGGCCCGGCGCGCACGGCGGGGCTTCGGTGCCTCAGATGTCTCAGCCGGCCCAGACGCCTCAGGTGCCGCAGATGCCTCAGATGTCCCAGGGGTCTTACGCCCAGCAGGCCCCCCAGGTGCCGCCGGGGGGCGGAGTCGATGCGGCTCGGGCCGCGGTGCGGGGCGGGCCCGGTGGGGCGGGCGGTCCTGCCGCCGGGCAGGGCGTACCGGGTGCGGAGGCCGCGTACGGGGATGTCGACGCCGGGGTGGCCGGCTCGGGCGCGGCTTCGGCGCCCGTCCAGGAGGCGCCCGCGGAGGCTGCGCCGCCCGCTTCCCAGCCGACCGCTGAGCAGCCCCAGCCCCAGCCACCGGCACAGCCACAACCTCATACCCAGCCGCAGGCTCCCGCCGCCGCGCCCGCGCCCGCACCGGGAGCCTGGCCCACCGCGAGCGCCGCGGGCAGCGGCCGGCGTCCGGGTGGCTGGCCGACGGCCACGCCCGCGGGCGGGGGACAGCCGCAGACTCCGGCCGCCGCTGCCTCTGCCGCTCCCCCCGCTTCCGGCCCTGCCCCGGCTTCCGCTCCGGCGCCCTCAGCCCCGGCGCCCGCTCCCGCCGCGGCCTACGCCCCGGCTGCCGGTGGGCCCGACCCCCGCATGCTCTGGCCGAACATCCTGGAGGCGGTGAAGAACCGGCGCCGCTTCACCTGGATCCTGCTCAGCCAGAACGCGCAGGTCACGGGTTTCGACGGCACGACGCTCCAGATCGGCTTCGTCAACGCGGGCGCGCGGGACAACTTCGCGAGCAGCGGCAGCGAGGACGTACTGCGGCAGGCGCTGGCCGAGCAGTTCAACGTGCAGTGGAAGATCGAGGCGGTCGTCGACCCGTCGGGCGGTTCGGCCCAAGCGGCGGGCGGGGGCTCCGGCCCCCGGGTTCGGCGGCGGCGGTGCCGGGTTCAACGCGGGCGGCGGCTCCGGCTTCGGCGGCGGGTACGGCGGAGCTCCGGCCGCCCCGCGCCCCGCGCCGCAGCAGTCCGCCCCACCGGCGCCGGGCCCCGCCGCGTCGGTGGCTCCGGCCCCGTCCGCCAGACAGACTGCGCCCGCCCCGGCATCCACACCACCGCCCGCTCCGCCACGGCACATCGCCCCCGAGGACGACATGGGGGAGGACGACGACCCCGACCTCGACGAGTCCGCCCTCTCGGGCCACGAACTGATCGTCCGGGAGCTCGGGGCGACGGTGATGGAGGAGTTCTCCCACGAGTAAGGGCGCCGGCAGCGGCCCGGCGAGGAGGGGTGTGGCTCGCGGCGTCGCGGATGTCCCACAGCCCCCGCCCGTTCCTCGCCCGACCCTTCGACTAG
- a CDS encoding SpoIIE family protein phosphatase/ATP-binding protein, whose amino-acid sequence MFLLQVVIVVLLVVAAVAAMVLEAAREAVQQAQRDSVVAAQSFASAPGMVEALRGPHPTAVLQPRAEEARKKAGVDFVVVMNTRGIRYTYPYPQEIGKKFVGTIEPALHGRTVVEQAGGPPLPTGEGTAVQAVVPVTDARGTVVGLVSAGITVKNVARLWLPQLPIALGAGAAAVALAGAGTTLVSRRLLRQTRGLAPAELAGMYEHHDAVLHAVREGVLIIDADGRLVLANDEAKRLLGLPGDARGSLVRELGLPEQITRLLTSPEEVTDEVLLAEDRLLAVNKRPTFPDEGRGGSVVTLRDTTELATVSGRAEVARERLKLLYEAGVRIGTTLDVRCTAQELADVAVPQFAGVVTVDLLDSVLQGWEPTAEGWRRLRRAAIGGEHEMMPMYPLDEVITFSPKTPQMLALNQGQGVLEADLRQARGWQEQDPERARAVLERGVHSLVSVPLRARSVSLGVANFYRTGDSPAFEPEDLSFAEELAARAAVAIDNARRFTREHAMAVTLQRSLLPRGQPEQDALEVAWRYLPAEAGVGGDWFDVIPLPGGRVALVMGDVVGHGLHAAATMGRLRTAVHNFSTLDLPVDEVLGNLDDLVIRMDNEESADDAAQAHEGEGVTGATCLYAIYEPVTGACTVARAGHPDPIVVRPDGTVTCPDVPASAPLGLGSHPFETAELHLPEGSQLVLYTDGLVRDRTRDPDVGLDGLRLALKGAGERTPGETCQAVIDALKPTHPSDDIALLVARTRLFPPSHVAEWDVPSDPAVVPSVRARCREKLREWGLEESEFTTELILSELVTNAIRYGSPPVTVRLLYGRCLSCEVSDASSTSPRLRRAATTDEGGRGLFLVAQFAERWGTRYTPYGKVIWAEQTLHDSASAAPAHTPIDVLLEQFGDPAM is encoded by the coding sequence GTGTTCCTTCTTCAGGTCGTGATCGTGGTGCTGCTGGTCGTGGCCGCGGTGGCGGCCATGGTGCTCGAGGCGGCGCGTGAAGCCGTGCAGCAGGCGCAGCGGGATTCGGTCGTCGCGGCGCAGTCGTTCGCGAGTGCCCCCGGGATGGTCGAGGCCCTGCGCGGCCCGCACCCGACCGCGGTGCTGCAACCGCGGGCCGAGGAGGCACGGAAGAAGGCGGGCGTGGATTTCGTCGTCGTCATGAACACCCGGGGGATCCGTTACACGTACCCCTACCCGCAGGAGATCGGGAAGAAGTTCGTCGGCACCATCGAACCGGCGCTGCACGGCCGTACCGTCGTCGAACAGGCCGGCGGCCCGCCCCTGCCGACCGGGGAGGGAACGGCTGTGCAGGCGGTGGTTCCGGTGACCGATGCGCGCGGCACGGTCGTCGGACTGGTGTCCGCCGGGATCACGGTCAAGAACGTGGCGAGGCTGTGGCTGCCGCAGTTGCCGATCGCTCTCGGCGCCGGCGCGGCCGCGGTGGCGCTGGCCGGGGCCGGGACGACGCTGGTGTCCCGGCGGCTGCTGCGGCAGACGCGCGGCCTGGCCCCGGCGGAGCTCGCGGGGATGTACGAGCACCACGACGCGGTCCTGCACGCGGTGCGGGAAGGCGTGCTGATCATCGACGCCGACGGGCGGCTGGTGCTGGCCAACGACGAGGCGAAGCGGTTGCTGGGCCTGCCCGGGGACGCGCGGGGGTCCCTGGTGCGGGAGCTGGGTCTGCCGGAGCAGATCACGCGCCTGCTCACGTCACCGGAGGAGGTCACCGACGAGGTGCTTCTCGCCGAGGACCGGTTGCTGGCGGTGAACAAGCGGCCCACCTTCCCGGACGAGGGCCGGGGAGGCAGCGTGGTGACATTGCGCGACACCACGGAGCTGGCGACGGTCTCGGGGCGGGCCGAGGTGGCGCGGGAGCGGCTGAAGCTGCTGTACGAGGCCGGGGTGCGGATCGGGACGACGCTGGATGTGAGGTGTACGGCGCAGGAGCTGGCCGATGTGGCGGTGCCGCAGTTCGCCGGGGTCGTCACGGTGGATCTGCTGGATTCGGTGCTTCAGGGGTGGGAGCCGACGGCGGAGGGATGGCGGCGGCTGCGGCGCGCGGCGATCGGCGGCGAGCACGAGATGATGCCGATGTATCCGCTGGACGAAGTCATCACGTTCTCGCCGAAAACCCCGCAGATGCTGGCGCTGAACCAGGGGCAGGGCGTGCTGGAGGCGGACCTGCGGCAGGCGCGCGGCTGGCAGGAACAGGATCCGGAGCGCGCCCGGGCCGTCCTGGAACGCGGGGTGCACTCGCTGGTGAGCGTGCCGCTGCGAGCGCGGAGCGTGTCGTTGGGCGTGGCGAACTTCTACCGGACGGGGGACTCCCCGGCGTTCGAGCCGGAGGATCTGTCCTTCGCGGAGGAGCTGGCCGCGCGGGCCGCGGTGGCCATCGACAACGCCCGGCGGTTCACCCGGGAGCACGCGATGGCGGTGACGCTGCAACGCAGTCTGCTCCCCCGGGGGCAGCCGGAGCAGGACGCGCTGGAGGTGGCCTGGCGGTATCTGCCGGCGGAGGCGGGGGTCGGCGGGGACTGGTTCGACGTCATCCCGCTGCCGGGCGGACGAGTGGCGCTGGTGATGGGCGACGTCGTCGGTCACGGGCTGCACGCGGCGGCGACGATGGGCCGGCTGCGCACCGCGGTGCACAACTTCTCCACGCTGGACCTCCCCGTGGACGAGGTGCTCGGGAACCTGGACGACCTGGTCATACGCATGGACAACGAGGAGAGCGCCGACGACGCCGCACAGGCCCACGAGGGAGAGGGGGTGACGGGAGCGACCTGTCTGTACGCGATCTACGAGCCGGTGACGGGGGCGTGCACGGTGGCCCGTGCGGGACACCCCGACCCGATCGTCGTGCGCCCGGACGGGACCGTCACCTGCCCCGATGTGCCGGCCTCGGCCCCGCTCGGACTGGGCAGCCACCCCTTCGAAACCGCGGAGCTGCACCTGCCGGAAGGCTCACAACTGGTGCTGTACACCGACGGCCTGGTGAGGGACCGCACCCGCGACCCCGATGTCGGGCTGGACGGGCTGCGCCTGGCGTTGAAGGGAGCCGGGGAGCGTACTCCGGGGGAGACGTGCCAGGCGGTGATCGACGCCCTGAAGCCGACGCACCCCTCCGACGACATCGCACTGCTGGTGGCGCGTACTCGGCTGTTCCCACCCTCACACGTGGCCGAATGGGACGTGCCGTCGGACCCGGCGGTGGTGCCCTCGGTGCGGGCACGGTGCAGGGAGAAACTGCGGGAGTGGGGGCTGGAGGAGTCCGAATTCACCACGGAACTGATCCTCAGCGAGCTGGTCACGAACGCGATTCGGTACGGATCTCCGCCGGTCACCGTAAGACTGCTGTACGGGCGCTGTCTGAGCTGCGAGGTGTCGGACGCCAGCAGCACCTCGCCACGCCTGCGGCGGGCGGCGACCACGGACGAAGGCGGGCGGGGGCTGTTCCTCGTAGCGCAGTTCGCGGAGCGATGGGGAACGCGGTACACGCCCTACGGCAAGGTCATCTGGGCGGAACAGACCCTGCACGACAGCGCGTCCGCCGCTCCCGCCCACACACCCATCGACGTTCTCCTCGAGCAGTTCGGTGATCCCGCCATGTGA
- a CDS encoding M1 family metallopeptidase produces the protein MKASFTRSPRESAGRGRPRRGRRTRRTALALGLALAGAVGITGAAVLVGALPYGGHRSPAHPGTHAPGASAASSGAAPSPGAPGIGDPLLPLDGNGGYTVGHYTLAFDWRTPRTPFEAATTISATATQALSRFDLDFAGNTLHTVTVDGAPATAVRDGDELVVTPAKPIPHGSAFTVRVAYTADPTQRRHRSDAIAHYGWVPTPDGTVLYPQPNGAKMIFPANDHPSLRAPVTFRITTPADLSAVANGRLVERVRRPDGRVRWTYDSEQPLAAQLVQVAIGKFAFAESTGPHGLPVRDVVPDGLVTDTEAYRSLTPGHLAWLERRLGPYPFSRYGVLVGDTDLPVALETQSLSLVPRADLLGARVGAERNLVHELTHHWTGDSVAIRRWSDLWLSEGHASFYERLYSDTHGGDSFEGAMRAAYEQHDQWRHDDGAPAEPSAEPALFKQMRYDGSALVLYALREKVGEETFDRIERAWVTKYRGRAVGTRDFVALASEVAGEDLNAFLTPWLYGAHTPPMPGHPDWQVDPVQD, from the coding sequence GTGAAGGCGTCGTTCACGCGGTCCCCGCGGGAATCGGCCGGGCGGGGGCGCCCCCGCCGTGGCCGCCGTACCCGCCGCACGGCTCTCGCTCTCGGTCTCGCCCTCGCCGGTGCCGTCGGGATCACCGGTGCCGCCGTCCTCGTCGGCGCCCTCCCCTACGGGGGCCACCGCTCCCCGGCCCACCCCGGCACCCACGCCCCGGGCGCCTCCGCCGCCTCGTCCGGCGCGGCCCCGTCCCCCGGCGCGCCGGGCATCGGCGACCCGCTCCTGCCGCTCGACGGCAACGGCGGCTACACGGTCGGCCACTACACGCTCGCCTTCGACTGGCGGACACCGAGGACGCCCTTCGAGGCCGCCACCACCATCAGCGCCACCGCCACCCAGGCCCTGTCCCGCTTCGACCTCGACTTCGCGGGCAACACGCTGCACACGGTCACCGTCGACGGCGCGCCGGCGACCGCCGTACGCGACGGTGACGAGCTCGTCGTCACTCCCGCGAAGCCGATCCCCCACGGGAGCGCTTTCACCGTGCGGGTCGCCTATACCGCCGACCCGACGCAGCGACGGCACCGCAGCGACGCGATCGCACACTACGGATGGGTGCCCACGCCCGACGGCACCGTGCTCTATCCACAGCCCAACGGCGCCAAGATGATCTTCCCGGCGAACGACCACCCGAGCCTGCGGGCGCCGGTCACCTTCCGCATCACCACCCCGGCGGACCTCAGCGCGGTGGCCAACGGCCGGCTCGTCGAGCGCGTCCGGCGACCCGACGGACGGGTCCGCTGGACGTACGACTCCGAGCAGCCGCTCGCGGCGCAGCTGGTCCAGGTGGCGATCGGGAAGTTCGCGTTCGCCGAAAGCACCGGTCCGCACGGGCTGCCGGTCCGGGACGTGGTCCCGGACGGCCTGGTCACCGACACCGAGGCGTACCGTTCGCTCACCCCCGGGCACCTGGCCTGGCTGGAACGGCGGCTCGGCCCGTACCCGTTCAGCCGCTACGGCGTGCTGGTCGGGGACACCGACCTGCCGGTGGCGCTGGAGACGCAGTCGCTGTCCCTCGTGCCGAGGGCCGACCTGCTGGGTGCCCGGGTCGGCGCCGAGCGCAACCTGGTGCACGAGCTGACCCACCACTGGACCGGCGACAGCGTAGCCATCCGGCGGTGGTCCGACCTGTGGCTGAGCGAGGGGCACGCCAGCTTCTACGAGCGTCTCTACTCCGACACGCACGGCGGTGACAGCTTCGAGGGGGCGATGCGGGCGGCGTACGAGCAGCACGACCAGTGGCGTCACGACGACGGGGCACCCGCCGAACCCAGCGCCGAGCCGGCCCTGTTCAAGCAGATGCGGTACGACGGCTCGGCGCTGGTGCTCTACGCCCTGAGGGAGAAGGTCGGTGAGGAGACCTTCGACAGGATCGAGCGGGCCTGGGTGACGAAGTACCGGGGCCGGGCCGTCGGCACGCGGGATTTCGTCGCGCTCGCGTCCGAGGTCGCCGGCGAGGACCTGAACGCGTTCCTGACCCCGTGGCTGTACGGGGCGCACACCCCGCCCATGCCGGGGCACCCCGACTGGCAGGTGGACCCGGTCCAGGACTGA
- a CDS encoding N-acetylmuramoyl-L-alanine amidase → MRRRLAPRVAGAVRRRRRTVRVTASAALLVPLLAGPSACVGGTTPDRHLQNDFTDAADDYHVPLSVLMGVSYLQSRWDSRPGAPSVVGGYGPMHLVDTHQDRTPSPSAPRRGSAQPPAVAAGPSAAQGATSSGSPSAQPAADLRRAARLIGAPAGQLRTDAAANVRGGAALLAATQRQLGKPLSADPADWWEAVARFSGTGDTAAAATYANDVFSVIRRGANRTTVEGQHLTLPASPGVRPHTPRPQGAQRPKEVECPAELSCDWLSAPYVEMDDGQYGNHDLADRPRDQKIEYIVIHDTEAILPSMLRTVQYPTEASWHYSIRSSDGHITQHVRTKDVAWHSGNQFVNARSIGIEHEGFLTQPDAWYSEQMYRSSARLVRYLAKKYGIPLDRQHIFGHDNVPAPTASSIPDMHDDPGPFWDWRHYFDLLGAPLRATAGPDSDVVTVLPDFATHKPLFTGCGKSGEPCAQHGSSAVRLHTEPDEDAPLIQDPGRRPDGDDSTEDVNDLGSRASAGQTYAVAGRGGDWTAIWYLGRKAWFRNPKEHPTAVGASGRTVTPKDGLSEIPVYGRALPEEDAYPEGVPEQPESPLPYSLLAGQRYVTQSRDVGSYIDRSSFSDTPDLVVKGREEYYEIQFGHRLAYVRASDVDVDEVSAPATAQPPSGEGARRPRR, encoded by the coding sequence ATGAGAAGACGTCTCGCCCCCCGTGTCGCCGGTGCCGTCCGCAGGCGCCGCCGGACCGTCCGCGTGACCGCTTCGGCGGCGCTCCTGGTGCCGCTGCTGGCCGGCCCGTCGGCCTGCGTCGGCGGCACGACGCCCGACCGGCACCTGCAGAACGACTTCACCGACGCCGCGGACGACTACCACGTGCCGTTGAGCGTGCTCATGGGCGTGTCCTACCTTCAGTCGAGATGGGACTCCCGGCCGGGCGCCCCGAGCGTCGTCGGCGGCTACGGGCCGATGCACCTGGTGGACACCCACCAGGACCGGACCCCGTCCCCGTCGGCGCCGCGGCGCGGGAGTGCCCAGCCACCCGCGGTGGCGGCGGGGCCGTCGGCCGCGCAGGGGGCGACCTCCTCGGGCAGCCCCTCCGCGCAGCCGGCGGCGGACCTGCGACGGGCCGCCCGCCTGATCGGGGCCCCGGCGGGGCAGTTGCGGACGGACGCCGCCGCCAACGTGCGCGGAGGCGCGGCGCTCCTGGCGGCGACGCAACGACAGCTCGGCAAGCCGCTCAGCGCCGACCCGGCGGACTGGTGGGAGGCGGTGGCGCGCTTCTCGGGCACGGGCGACACCGCGGCGGCGGCGACGTACGCGAACGACGTCTTCTCGGTGATCCGCCGGGGCGCGAACCGCACCACCGTCGAGGGACAGCACCTCACCCTCCCCGCCAGCCCGGGCGTGCGCCCCCACACCCCGCGCCCGCAGGGCGCACAGCGGCCGAAGGAGGTCGAGTGCCCCGCGGAGCTGTCCTGCGACTGGCTCAGCGCGCCGTACGTCGAGATGGACGACGGCCAGTACGGCAATCACGACCTGGCCGACCGGCCCAGGGACCAGAAGATCGAGTACATCGTCATCCATGACACCGAGGCGATCCTGCCGTCCATGCTCAGGACCGTGCAGTATCCGACGGAGGCGTCGTGGCACTACTCGATCCGCTCCAGTGACGGGCACATCACCCAGCACGTCAGGACCAAGGACGTGGCCTGGCACTCCGGGAACCAGTTCGTGAACGCCCGCTCGATCGGCATCGAGCACGAGGGATTCCTCACGCAGCCCGACGCCTGGTACTCGGAGCAGATGTACCGGTCCTCGGCCCGCCTGGTGCGTTACCTGGCGAAGAAGTACGGCATCCCGCTCGACCGGCAGCACATCTTCGGCCACGACAATGTGCCGGCCCCGACCGCCTCGAGCATCCCCGACATGCACGACGACCCCGGCCCCTTCTGGGACTGGCGGCACTACTTCGACCTCCTCGGCGCGCCCCTGCGTGCCACGGCCGGACCGGACAGCGACGTGGTGACGGTGCTGCCGGACTTCGCCACCCACAAGCCGCTGTTCACGGGGTGCGGCAAGAGCGGTGAACCGTGTGCGCAGCACGGCTCCAGCGCCGTCCGCCTCCACACCGAGCCGGACGAGGACGCCCCGCTGATCCAGGACCCGGGCCGGCGCCCGGACGGCGACGACTCCACGGAGGACGTCAACGACCTGGGGTCGCGGGCCTCCGCCGGCCAGACCTACGCGGTCGCCGGGCGCGGCGGCGACTGGACGGCGATCTGGTACCTGGGCCGCAAAGCGTGGTTCAGGAACCCGAAGGAACATCCGACGGCCGTCGGTGCGAGCGGCCGGACGGTGACTCCGAAGGACGGCCTGAGCGAGATCCCGGTGTACGGGCGGGCCCTCCCGGAGGAGGACGCCTACCCGGAGGGGGTGCCGGAGCAGCCCGAGTCGCCGCTTCCGTACAGCCTCCTCGCGGGCCAGCGGTACGTGACACAGTCCCGCGACGTCGGTTCCTACATCGACAGGTCGTCCTTCAGCGACACACCGGACCTGGTGGTGAAGGGCCGGGAGGAGTACTACGAGATCCAGTTCGGCCACCGGCTCGCCTACGTCCGGGCGAGCGACGTGGACGTGGACGAGGTGAGCGCACCGGCCACGGCACAACCGCCGTCAGGAGAGGGGGCGCGCCGGCCCCGGCGGTGA
- a CDS encoding cold-shock protein, with amino-acid sequence MATGTVKWFNAEKGFGFIEQDGGGPDVFAHYSNIAAQGFRELQEGQKVNFDIAQGQKGPTAENIVPA; translated from the coding sequence ATGGCTACTGGCACCGTGAAGTGGTTCAACGCGGAAAAGGGTTTCGGCTTCATCGAGCAGGACGGCGGCGGCCCGGACGTCTTCGCCCACTACTCGAACATCGCCGCCCAGGGCTTCCGCGAGCTCCAGGAAGGCCAGAAGGTGAACTTCGACATCGCGCAGGGCCAGAAGGGCCCGACGGCCGAGAACATCGTTCCCGCCTGA